A portion of the Candidatus Binataceae bacterium genome contains these proteins:
- a CDS encoding transglycosylase SLT domain-containing protein produces the protein MKSGAKLVAAAAAAAWLLGCTLAAAAAQITVPLTIDYVTLREALKRQIYDGPGDRAELWSGANRCEYLYAQNPSFGRDGLAVRLASAGTLSLGVPMGESCVSPIAWQGIIEVSAQPYLAPNLRLMFRVTDINLYDAQHHKTLIVGRGFDLIKQNFIARLQTFHFDLAPAVDEFRALAAEAAPPADAARLRQALATIRGVAPVVATDEGVRLSLAFQAPAAAPPPPPAPSGPLSPSELAAWNQRLDEWDAFVVFAVKQLGSAIADKEARARLLDVLLDGRYKLVAAMNQPPAAGGPDPVRALFLDQWRTLRDIVRAAAARGQLGDHALEFLSFVSAGDALMAFDEAAPALGVRISAADLRRLARIMAPTNTADPLQFNYKPDPELQRIFGFTPPPETPDTVVPSDAAGSEPAPTEEPSPTLAPSAAPSTAPTPATGASPSPGPSSAASFIRVALRLIGPAEAMADAPPMGDRLRELGHKLRRAVVTERNVDPYRRLLGALLDTAAQNVAEAADAPLPPNWRTMVRATAWQESCWRQFVVSNGRLRYLLSSSGDVGLMQVNKHVWRGFYSVAHLEWDIAYNAGAGSQILARLAARAAAKPGETDPAALARSAYAGYNGGPDELDRWRRGDEPAQRRLIDEAFWQKYRALSAGGSIDILRCAADWGKSPGH, from the coding sequence ATGAAGTCCGGCGCGAAACTCGTTGCCGCCGCGGCCGCCGCGGCATGGCTGCTCGGCTGCACGCTCGCCGCCGCCGCGGCCCAGATTACGGTCCCGCTCACGATCGACTACGTCACTCTGCGCGAGGCCCTCAAGCGCCAGATTTACGACGGGCCCGGCGACCGCGCTGAGCTGTGGAGCGGCGCCAACCGCTGCGAATATCTCTACGCGCAGAACCCATCGTTCGGGCGCGACGGCCTCGCGGTCAGGCTGGCGAGCGCGGGCACGCTCAGCCTGGGCGTGCCGATGGGCGAGAGCTGCGTAAGCCCGATCGCCTGGCAAGGGATAATCGAGGTCTCGGCTCAGCCCTATCTCGCGCCCAACCTGCGCCTGATGTTTCGCGTCACCGACATCAACCTCTACGACGCGCAGCATCACAAGACGCTCATCGTCGGGCGCGGCTTCGACCTGATCAAGCAGAACTTCATCGCGCGCTTGCAAACCTTTCACTTCGACCTCGCGCCGGCGGTGGACGAGTTCCGCGCGCTGGCCGCGGAGGCCGCGCCCCCTGCCGACGCCGCGCGCCTGCGCCAGGCGCTGGCCACGATCCGCGGCGTCGCGCCGGTAGTCGCGACCGACGAGGGCGTCCGGTTGAGCCTCGCGTTCCAAGCGCCCGCCGCGGCGCCCCCACCGCCGCCGGCGCCCTCGGGGCCGCTCAGCCCATCCGAGCTGGCGGCGTGGAACCAGCGGCTCGACGAATGGGACGCGTTCGTTGTCTTCGCTGTCAAGCAGTTGGGCTCGGCGATCGCCGACAAGGAGGCGCGCGCGCGGCTGCTCGACGTGCTGCTCGACGGGCGTTACAAGCTGGTGGCCGCGATGAACCAACCGCCGGCGGCAGGCGGCCCCGATCCGGTGCGTGCGCTCTTCCTCGATCAATGGCGAACGCTGCGTGATATCGTGCGCGCGGCGGCCGCGCGCGGCCAGCTCGGCGATCACGCGCTGGAGTTCCTGTCGTTCGTTTCTGCCGGCGACGCGCTGATGGCGTTCGACGAGGCGGCACCCGCGCTCGGCGTGCGCATCTCGGCCGCCGATCTGCGCCGGCTCGCGCGGATCATGGCGCCGACGAACACCGCCGATCCGCTCCAGTTCAACTACAAGCCGGATCCCGAGCTGCAACGGATCTTCGGTTTCACGCCCCCGCCAGAAACGCCCGACACCGTCGTGCCGTCCGACGCCGCCGGCTCCGAGCCCGCGCCGACCGAGGAGCCCAGCCCGACGCTCGCTCCCTCGGCGGCCCCGTCAACGGCGCCCACTCCAGCAACCGGGGCATCGCCGAGTCCCGGGCCGTCGTCGGCCGCATCGTTCATACGGGTGGCGCTGCGGCTTATCGGCCCGGCCGAGGCGATGGCCGACGCGCCGCCGATGGGCGATCGTTTGCGCGAGCTCGGGCACAAGCTGCGGCGCGCGGTGGTGACCGAGCGCAATGTCGATCCCTACCGGCGTCTGCTCGGCGCGCTTCTCGACACCGCCGCCCAGAACGTGGCCGAGGCGGCCGACGCGCCGCTGCCGCCGAACTGGCGCACGATGGTGCGCGCAACCGCATGGCAGGAAAGCTGTTGGCGGCAGTTCGTGGTTAGCAACGGACGCCTGCGCTATCTGCTCTCATCCAGCGGCGACGTCGGTCTGATGCAGGTCAACAAGCACGTCTGGCGCGGCTTCTACAGCGTCGCGCACCTGGAATGGGATATCGCCTACAACGCCGGCGCGGGCAGTCAGATCCTGGCGCGTCTGGCGGCGCGCGCCGCCGCGAAGCCGGGCGAGACCGATCCGGCGGCGCTCGCGCGCTCGGCCTACGCCGGCTACAACGGCGGCCCCGACGAGCTCGATCGATGGCGGCGGGGCGACGAGCCGGCCCAGCGGCGGTTGATCGACGAGGCGTTCTGGCAGAAGTACCGCGCGCTCAGCGCGGGCGGCTCGATCGACATCCTGCGCTGCGCCGCCGATTGGGGCAAATCGCCCGGCCATTGA
- a CDS encoding alpha-isopropylmalate synthase regulatory domain-containing protein: MNEPKSIFYETEIPQASRELDELRRSGSYVPPFIVERRRVIDDYYEGKMTIDATVVIRVGAFEETEAARGVGVVHALDLALRKALLKYFPFLEPVRVIETYMHASGESTEAEVMSIKKFSDGQSVWTTLAKSANTAEAGWQSLVDGYEWRINAESHKAQRVTHNPRLSRR; the protein is encoded by the coding sequence ATGAACGAACCGAAGTCGATTTTTTACGAGACCGAGATTCCCCAGGCTTCGCGCGAGCTTGACGAACTGCGCCGCTCGGGCAGCTACGTGCCCCCCTTCATCGTCGAGCGCCGGCGCGTGATCGACGACTACTACGAAGGGAAGATGACGATCGACGCCACCGTGGTGATCCGCGTCGGCGCCTTCGAGGAAACCGAGGCCGCGCGCGGCGTCGGCGTGGTCCATGCGCTCGACCTCGCGCTGCGCAAGGCGCTCCTCAAGTACTTTCCGTTCCTCGAACCGGTGCGCGTGATCGAGACCTATATGCACGCCAGCGGCGAGTCCACCGAGGCCGAGGTGATGTCGATCAAGAAGTTTTCCGACGGCCAGAGCGTGTGGACCACGCTCGCCAAGTCGGCCAACACGGCGGAGGCCGGATGGCAGTCGCTGGTGGACGGCTACGAGTGGCGGATTAACGCCGAGAGCCACAAGGCGCAGCGGGTAACCCACAATCCGCGGCTGTCGAGGCGCTAG
- a CDS encoding DUF393 domain-containing protein: MGRLFGEPERIAARARPGKVAVLYDGGCAMCRAVADGILDYDNSGALELMDLHADEARVRFPQLRLDDLLYELHVIDDAGRVYRGARAINEILRRQSGMRGLLAYLWYLPGYAWLADRQYKAIAASRHRFGDGRGRTRAASTAPVEEP; encoded by the coding sequence ATGGGACGGCTGTTCGGAGAGCCCGAGCGGATCGCGGCGCGCGCCCGCCCGGGCAAGGTCGCCGTGCTGTACGACGGCGGATGTGCGATGTGCCGCGCGGTTGCCGACGGCATCCTCGACTACGACAACTCGGGCGCGCTCGAATTGATGGACCTCCACGCCGACGAGGCGCGGGTGCGCTTTCCGCAACTGCGGCTCGACGACCTGCTCTACGAGCTGCACGTGATCGACGACGCCGGCCGGGTCTATCGTGGGGCGCGCGCAATCAACGAGATTCTGCGCCGGCAGTCCGGGATGCGCGGCCTGCTCGCCTATCTGTGGTATTTGCCCGGCTACGCCTGGCTCGCGGATCGCCAGTACAAGGCGATCGCCGCCTCGCGCCATCGCTTCGGCGACGGCCGCGGGCGCACGCGCGCTGCGAGCACCGCGCCGGTCGAGGAGCCGTGA
- the cysS gene encoding cysteine--tRNA ligase, translated as MKPFYIFNTLSRRVEEFHPQSPPTVTYYSCGPTVYLPQHLGNMRAYVFVDTLRRALEFNGYTVRHVMNITDVGHMTSDADTGEDKVEKTARSQGRTPREVADFYIAQFKRDCERLNIMLPAPPMLCRATDHIPDMIALIERIVGHGYGYVTPSGVYFDVEKWRGPGRVGRLSRQSLDEQHAGQRLEHSPDKKSPHDFALWVLNQPQHLMQWDSPWGRGYPGWHIECSAMSMRYLGETLDIHSGGLDHIPVHHENEIAQSESATGKPFVRYFIHNAFLVGMEGAKISKSAGRFPVLDDLIAEGINPLAFRLFCFGAKYRSELAFSLDAVRAAERNLEYFVEFARNLSDEDARADDSPWAREFDERFVEGLNNDLNTAQALAAALEMVAEAYRRNDRRIWQTLKSFDRVLGLELEAKRRETALAQFPQEILEMQRLRDEARAAKDFRRADELRRELEGRGYEVRDSRGGSTIMPRRSAG; from the coding sequence GTGAAGCCCTTTTACATCTTCAATACGCTGAGCCGCCGGGTCGAGGAGTTCCATCCGCAAAGCCCGCCGACGGTGACTTACTACTCGTGCGGGCCGACGGTGTATTTGCCGCAGCACTTGGGTAACATGCGCGCCTACGTCTTCGTCGATACGCTCAGGCGCGCGCTCGAATTCAACGGCTACACCGTCCGCCACGTGATGAACATCACCGACGTCGGCCACATGACCTCCGACGCCGACACCGGCGAGGACAAGGTCGAGAAGACCGCGCGCAGCCAGGGCAGGACGCCGCGCGAGGTCGCCGATTTCTACATCGCGCAGTTCAAGCGCGATTGCGAGCGGCTCAATATCATGCTGCCGGCGCCGCCGATGCTCTGCCGGGCGACCGACCATATCCCCGACATGATCGCGCTCATCGAGCGCATCGTCGGGCACGGCTACGGCTACGTCACGCCGTCGGGGGTGTACTTCGACGTCGAGAAGTGGCGCGGGCCGGGCCGTGTCGGCAGGCTCTCGCGCCAGAGCCTCGACGAGCAGCACGCGGGCCAGCGCCTGGAGCACTCGCCCGACAAGAAGAGCCCGCACGACTTCGCGCTGTGGGTGCTCAATCAGCCGCAGCATCTGATGCAATGGGACAGCCCCTGGGGACGCGGCTATCCCGGATGGCATATTGAGTGCTCGGCGATGTCGATGCGCTATCTGGGCGAGACGCTCGACATCCATTCGGGCGGCCTCGACCATATTCCGGTCCATCACGAGAACGAGATTGCGCAGTCTGAGAGCGCAACCGGCAAGCCGTTCGTGCGCTACTTCATCCACAACGCCTTCCTGGTCGGGATGGAAGGGGCGAAGATCAGCAAGAGCGCCGGCCGCTTCCCGGTGCTCGACGATCTCATCGCCGAGGGGATAAACCCGCTCGCCTTCCGCCTGTTCTGCTTCGGCGCCAAATATCGCTCGGAGCTCGCGTTCTCGCTCGACGCGGTGCGCGCCGCCGAGCGCAACCTCGAATACTTCGTCGAGTTCGCGCGCAACCTATCGGATGAGGACGCGCGGGCCGACGATTCGCCATGGGCTCGGGAATTCGACGAGCGCTTCGTGGAGGGGCTCAACAACGACCTCAACACCGCGCAGGCGCTGGCCGCAGCGCTTGAGATGGTCGCGGAAGCTTATAGGAGAAACGATCGCAGAATTTGGCAAACTCTGAAGAGCTTCGACAGGGTGCTTGGCCTTGAACTGGAGGCTAAGCGAAGAGAGACAGCCCTTGCGCAGTTTCCCCAAGAGATACTAGAGATGCAGCGGCTGCGTGACGAGGCGCGGGCCGCCAAAGACTTCAGGCGTGCGGACGAGCTGCGCCGCGAGCTTGAGGGTCGTGGCTACGAGGTTAGAGACTCCCGCGGCGGCTCCACTATAATGCCGCGCAGAAGTGCAGGTTGA
- a CDS encoding CbbQ/NirQ/NorQ/GpvN family protein, whose protein sequence is MSIELRRFDSRTQAEGPEVRHLDPHNAPYYLPIGDEVEIFEAAYKARLPVLLKGPTGCGKTRFVEHMAHRLASLPDGPNELITVACHEDLTGSDLVGRYLIQADETVWVDGPLTQAVRRGAICYLDEIVEARKDTTVLIHPLSDHRRILPVEKRGETLEAHVGFLLVISYNPGYQSIQKNLKHSTRQRFVTIEFNYPPADKEVEIIAHESGVDRDMAMQLAMLGEKVRNLKASGLEEGVSTRLLIYAGELIRQRIPPRRAATVAVTWSLTDEADSKRAIDEVVKAIFPE, encoded by the coding sequence ATGTCGATTGAACTGAGACGGTTCGACAGCCGGACGCAGGCCGAGGGGCCCGAGGTCCGCCACCTCGACCCGCACAACGCTCCCTATTACCTGCCGATCGGCGACGAGGTCGAGATCTTCGAGGCCGCCTACAAGGCCCGCCTGCCGGTGCTGCTCAAGGGGCCGACCGGCTGCGGCAAGACGCGCTTCGTCGAGCACATGGCGCATCGCCTGGCCAGCCTGCCCGACGGCCCCAACGAGCTGATCACGGTTGCCTGCCACGAGGACCTCACCGGCTCCGACCTCGTCGGCCGCTACCTCATCCAGGCCGACGAGACGGTGTGGGTGGACGGGCCGCTGACCCAGGCGGTGCGGCGCGGAGCGATCTGCTACCTCGACGAAATCGTCGAAGCGCGCAAGGACACCACCGTGCTCATCCATCCGCTCTCCGACCATCGGCGTATCCTGCCGGTCGAAAAGCGCGGCGAGACGCTCGAGGCGCACGTCGGCTTCCTGCTCGTGATCTCCTACAACCCCGGCTACCAGAGCATCCAGAAGAACCTCAAGCATTCCACGCGCCAGCGCTTTGTCACCATCGAGTTCAACTATCCGCCGGCCGACAAGGAGGTCGAGATCATCGCGCACGAGTCGGGCGTCGACCGCGACATGGCGATGCAGCTCGCGATGCTCGGCGAGAAGGTGCGCAACCTCAAAGCCTCGGGGCTGGAGGAAGGCGTCTCGACGCGCCTGCTGATCTACGCCGGCGAGCTTATCCGCCAGAGGATTCCGCCGCGCCGCGCGGCCACCGTCGCTGTCACCTGGTCGCTGACCGACGAGGCCGACAGCAAGCGCGCGATCGACGAAGTGGTCAAGGCGATCTTCCCCGAGTAG
- the ltaE gene encoding low-specificity L-threonine aldolase — MIDLRSDTVTLPTPAMREAIARAEVGDDVYGEDPTVNRLEAMAADAMGKEAALLVASGTMGNLVAMLTHCARGTKAVLGARAHTYLYEAGGAAALGGVVMTPVRNTDDGELDPDELEAELATPADVHFAPHALVATENTHNRCGGAAVGLAHMAVVADAAHRRGLPVHLDGARIFNAALALETTAREIAGYADTISFCLSKGLACPVGSLLCGPRAFIERARRVRKLVGGGMRQAGIIAAAGVVALETMVERLAEDHANARMLAEGLARVAGVRVLPVRRRTNMVFFEVAGGAERARRFAAALKERGVLVGARGATEFRAVTHYGVSAADVAAAVAAAAMAAAATAAPASRE, encoded by the coding sequence GTGATTGATCTGCGCAGCGACACGGTCACTCTGCCGACGCCCGCGATGCGCGAGGCGATCGCGCGTGCCGAGGTGGGCGACGACGTTTACGGCGAGGATCCCACCGTCAACCGGCTCGAAGCGATGGCGGCCGACGCGATGGGCAAGGAGGCCGCGCTGCTGGTGGCCAGCGGCACGATGGGCAACCTGGTCGCGATGCTGACGCATTGCGCGCGCGGCACCAAGGCGGTGCTCGGCGCGCGCGCCCATACCTATCTCTACGAGGCGGGCGGCGCCGCCGCGCTCGGCGGCGTCGTGATGACGCCGGTGCGCAACACCGACGACGGCGAGCTCGACCCCGACGAGCTGGAAGCCGAGCTCGCCACGCCGGCGGACGTGCATTTCGCGCCGCACGCGCTGGTCGCGACCGAGAACACGCACAACCGATGCGGGGGCGCGGCGGTGGGGCTCGCGCACATGGCGGTGGTCGCCGACGCGGCGCATCGCCGCGGCCTGCCGGTCCATCTCGACGGGGCGCGCATCTTCAACGCGGCGCTCGCGCTGGAGACCACCGCGCGCGAGATCGCCGGCTACGCCGATACGATCTCGTTCTGCCTTTCCAAGGGGCTGGCCTGTCCGGTGGGGTCGCTGCTATGCGGGCCGCGCGCGTTTATCGAGCGCGCGCGCCGCGTGCGCAAGCTGGTGGGTGGCGGGATGCGGCAAGCGGGGATAATTGCGGCAGCCGGTGTCGTCGCGCTGGAGACGATGGTCGAGCGGCTGGCCGAGGATCACGCGAACGCGCGCATGCTGGCCGAGGGCCTGGCGCGCGTCGCGGGAGTCCGGGTGCTTCCGGTGCGCCGGCGCACCAACATGGTGTTCTTCGAGGTCGCCGGCGGAGCCGAGCGCGCGCGCCGCTTTGCCGCCGCGCTCAAGGAGCGCGGCGTGCTGGTCGGCGCGCGCGGCGCAACCGAGTTCCGCGCGGTCACCCACTACGGTGTGAGCGCGGCGGACGTTGCGGCGGCGGTGGCGGCGGCGGCCATGGCCGCCGCCGCCACCGCCGCCCCGGCTTCGCGGGAATAG
- a CDS encoding SDR family oxidoreductase — MDSLTSLFSLRGHVGFVTGASSGLGVECATALALAGADVALAARRGERLEKFAAELACAYGVRTAAIPLDVTDDAQLDAALGRARHELGLVDILVNNAGISPTGRAENLPRATWDATIATNLTAPMMLAQRVARALIAAKRPGRIINMVSIYANVASSIYRLSAYAAAKAGLANLTRQLAVEWAGYGILVNALAPGWIPTEATEAGMAKGNRERMERATPLGRVGRPEEIRGAVIFLASEASSYVTGSVLAVDGGYVAW; from the coding sequence ATGGACTCGCTCACCTCGCTCTTCTCGCTGCGCGGCCATGTCGGCTTCGTCACCGGCGCCTCCTCGGGACTCGGCGTCGAGTGCGCAACCGCGCTCGCGCTCGCCGGCGCCGACGTCGCGCTCGCCGCGCGCCGCGGCGAGCGGCTGGAGAAGTTCGCCGCCGAGCTGGCGTGCGCGTACGGCGTGCGCACCGCCGCGATCCCGCTCGACGTGACCGACGACGCCCAGCTCGACGCCGCCCTGGGGCGCGCGCGGCACGAGCTCGGCTTGGTCGACATTCTGGTCAACAACGCCGGCATCTCGCCCACCGGGCGCGCGGAGAATTTGCCGCGCGCGACCTGGGACGCCACTATCGCCACCAACCTGACCGCGCCGATGATGCTCGCGCAGCGCGTAGCGCGCGCGCTCATCGCGGCCAAACGCCCCGGCCGCATCATCAACATGGTCTCGATCTACGCAAATGTCGCCAGCTCGATCTATCGGCTCTCCGCCTACGCCGCGGCGAAGGCCGGGCTCGCCAATCTCACCCGCCAGCTGGCGGTCGAATGGGCCGGCTACGGAATTCTGGTCAACGCGCTCGCCCCCGGATGGATTCCGACCGAGGCGACCGAGGCCGGCATGGCCAAGGGCAATCGCGAACGGATGGAGCGGGCGACGCCACTGGGCCGGGTGGGACGGCCGGAGGAGATTCGCGGCGCGGTGATTTTCCTCGCCAGCGAGGCGTCGAGCTACGTGACCGGCTCGGTGCTCGCGGTGGACGGCGGCTACGTGGCCTGGTGA
- a CDS encoding amino acid permease: protein MSAKRNNDLRAQLMRRKPVAVLMAEAGPHQGGLRRALGALDLTALGIGAIIGAGIFVMTGVGAREAGPGLIVSFILAGVACTMAALCYAEFAAMIPVAGSAYSYSYATMGELVGWIIGWDLVLEYAVGAAAVAVGWSGYFRVILDGVGLHLPRALASAPGAEAGALINLPALLIVLLISAVLYIGIRESASLNSTIVAIKLGAVAIVILVGMFFVRPANWTPFAPFGWSGISKGAAYIFFAYIGFDAVSTAAEEVVVPERDLPRGILWSLFICTFLYIAVSAVLTGMVPFGEIDKNAPLASAFVSRGLDFVGGIVSLGAVMGLTSVLLVLLLGQSRIFFAISRDGLLPEAFGRVHPRFQTPYIPTVITGVAVGIAAAFLPIQDIAELTNIGTLFAFTLVCLGVWILRYVDPDQHRPFRTPFMPAVPILGVLSCLYLMASLPMVTWIRFFVWMGVGLLIYFNYGRYHSRIAVSAASSSPAAAG, encoded by the coding sequence GTGAGCGCCAAGCGCAACAACGATCTGCGTGCGCAGTTAATGCGGCGCAAGCCGGTAGCCGTGCTGATGGCCGAGGCCGGGCCGCATCAGGGCGGCCTGCGCCGCGCGCTCGGCGCGCTCGACCTCACCGCGCTCGGCATCGGCGCGATCATCGGCGCCGGCATCTTCGTGATGACCGGTGTGGGTGCGCGCGAGGCCGGGCCAGGGTTGATCGTTTCCTTTATCCTGGCCGGCGTGGCGTGCACGATGGCGGCGCTGTGCTACGCCGAGTTCGCCGCGATGATTCCGGTCGCCGGCAGCGCGTACTCCTACTCGTACGCTACGATGGGCGAGCTGGTGGGATGGATCATCGGCTGGGACCTGGTGCTGGAGTACGCCGTCGGCGCGGCGGCCGTCGCGGTCGGGTGGTCGGGGTACTTTCGCGTAATCCTCGACGGCGTCGGGCTCCATCTGCCGCGCGCGCTCGCCTCGGCGCCCGGCGCCGAGGCCGGCGCGCTAATCAACCTGCCCGCGCTACTCATCGTGCTGCTCATCTCGGCGGTACTTTACATCGGCATCCGCGAGAGCGCCTCGCTCAACTCGACCATCGTCGCAATCAAGCTCGGCGCGGTGGCGATCGTGATCCTAGTCGGGATGTTCTTCGTGCGCCCCGCCAACTGGACGCCTTTCGCGCCTTTCGGATGGTCGGGGATCTCCAAGGGCGCGGCCTACATCTTCTTCGCCTACATCGGCTTCGACGCGGTCTCGACCGCGGCCGAGGAGGTGGTGGTGCCCGAGCGCGACCTACCGCGCGGCATCCTGTGGTCGCTCTTCATCTGCACGTTTCTGTATATCGCGGTCTCCGCGGTGCTGACCGGGATGGTGCCGTTCGGCGAGATCGACAAGAACGCGCCGCTCGCCTCGGCGTTCGTCAGCCGCGGGCTCGACTTCGTCGGCGGCATCGTCTCGCTGGGCGCGGTGATGGGACTGACGTCGGTGCTGCTGGTGCTGCTGCTGGGGCAGTCGCGGATCTTCTTTGCGATCTCGCGCGACGGCCTCCTGCCCGAAGCCTTCGGCCGGGTGCATCCACGCTTTCAGACGCCCTACATCCCGACCGTCATCACCGGGGTCGCGGTGGGAATCGCCGCGGCTTTTCTGCCGATCCAGGACATCGCCGAGCTGACCAATATCGGCACACTCTTTGCGTTCACGTTGGTATGCTTGGGCGTATGGATCCTGCGCTACGTCGATCCGGATCAGCATCGACCGTTCCGCACGCCGTTCATGCCGGCGGTGCCAATTCTGGGCGTGCTCTCCTGCCTGTACCTGATGGCGAGTCTGCCGATGGTGACGTGGATCAGGTTCTTCGTCTGGATGGGGGTCGGATTGCTGATCTACTTCAACTACGGCCGCTACCACAGCCGCATTGCCGTCAGCGCCGCATCATCGTCGCCCGCCGCCGCCGGCTAA
- a CDS encoding DUF992 domain-containing protein: protein MRKFTLALVAFAALAVTLSAVPSARADEATTKVGYLSCNVASGWGIIFGSSRDLDCTFTSAVAGHPEVEHYKGSITKFGADIGYLASGVILWTVFAPAHEVSHKTGLLAGHYGGGTASATVGLGAGANALVGGMDSSIALQPVSIEGNTGLNVAAGVAMMNLEYAGEVKK, encoded by the coding sequence ATGCGTAAGTTCACACTTGCATTGGTTGCGTTCGCGGCGCTCGCCGTGACGCTGTCCGCCGTGCCCAGCGCGCGCGCGGACGAGGCGACGACGAAGGTCGGCTATCTGAGCTGCAACGTCGCCAGCGGCTGGGGCATCATCTTCGGCTCGTCGCGTGATCTGGATTGCACGTTCACCTCGGCGGTGGCTGGCCATCCGGAAGTCGAGCACTACAAGGGCTCGATTACCAAGTTTGGCGCTGACATCGGCTACCTGGCTTCGGGCGTGATCCTATGGACCGTGTTTGCGCCGGCTCACGAAGTCAGCCACAAGACCGGTCTGCTCGCCGGTCACTATGGCGGCGGCACCGCCAGCGCTACGGTTGGGCTCGGTGCGGGCGCCAACGCGCTGGTCGGCGGGATGGACAGCTCGATCGCGCTGCAGCCGGTGAGCATCGAGGGCAACACCGGCCTCAACGTGGCGGCGGGCGTGGCAATGATGAACCTGGAGTATGCGGGAGAGGTGAAGAAGTAG
- a CDS encoding vWA domain-containing protein — protein MSVAQEIGLLAVSVVVVALGLFWISSRAHLGEEDPDQEKPGLRHALRQSLRFLLGPFPLSIGLHVVVLLFLLFAVHIESAPNFIPVSLQAGGGGGQSKPGEDTNLPETQLPEMAALPIERPTELNTAAREIVTTANNYVRATTGGIGIGRGGGIGSGYGQGIGNSFGGFISGLRRTGLDVVIVIDGTGSMRLVIDQVKVKMRSLMLAIHRLVPTARIGVVVFGGRGEPMEVQALTTQTAPLINFLNNIRAHNGGEWQENTLGAIRTAVDTMGWRSYARKVIVLVGDTPPFKEDFDPCLQLIRQFHNENGTFNTVDLTVEEHEAFVKEWEETNGGAPMSVNTLPEFYLETQAAYQAMARAGGGVWRSLTKDQHINQQVLILAFGEKWRSEVAAFGRGITSRSSDP, from the coding sequence GTGAGCGTCGCGCAAGAAATCGGCCTCCTCGCGGTCTCGGTGGTGGTCGTCGCGCTGGGTCTGTTCTGGATCAGCAGCCGGGCGCATCTGGGCGAAGAGGATCCCGACCAGGAGAAGCCCGGGCTGCGGCACGCCTTGCGCCAGAGCCTGCGCTTTCTGCTCGGCCCCTTCCCGCTCTCGATTGGCCTGCACGTCGTCGTGCTGCTTTTTCTGCTCTTCGCCGTGCACATCGAGAGCGCTCCGAATTTCATCCCGGTTAGCCTCCAGGCGGGCGGGGGAGGTGGCCAGTCCAAGCCCGGCGAGGACACCAACCTGCCCGAAACGCAGTTGCCCGAGATGGCGGCGCTGCCGATCGAGCGTCCCACGGAGCTCAACACCGCGGCGCGCGAAATCGTGACCACGGCCAACAACTACGTTCGCGCAACCACCGGCGGCATCGGCATCGGCCGTGGCGGCGGCATCGGTTCGGGCTACGGCCAGGGTATCGGCAACAGCTTCGGCGGGTTTATCAGCGGACTGCGCCGCACCGGCCTCGACGTCGTGATCGTGATAGATGGCACGGGCTCGATGCGCCTGGTGATCGACCAGGTCAAGGTGAAGATGCGATCGCTGATGCTCGCGATCCATCGGCTGGTGCCGACTGCGCGTATCGGAGTGGTGGTCTTCGGCGGACGCGGCGAGCCGATGGAGGTCCAGGCGCTCACTACGCAGACCGCTCCGCTGATCAACTTTCTCAATAACATCCGCGCACACAACGGCGGTGAATGGCAGGAGAATACACTCGGCGCGATTCGGACCGCGGTCGATACGATGGGCTGGCGGTCGTACGCACGCAAGGTGATCGTGCTGGTCGGCGACACCCCGCCGTTCAAGGAGGACTTCGATCCCTGCCTCCAACTCATCCGCCAGTTCCACAACGAGAACGGCACTTTCAATACGGTGGACCTGACGGTCGAGGAACACGAGGCCTTCGTCAAGGAATGGGAAGAGACCAACGGCGGCGCGCCGATGTCGGTCAACACCCTGCCTGAGTTCTACCTCGAGACGCAGGCGGCGTATCAGGCGATGGCGCGGGCGGGCGGCGGCGTATGGCGCAGCCTGACCAAGGATCAACACATCAACCAGCAGGTGCTGATCTTGGCCTTCGGCGAGAAGTGGCGCTCGGAGGTGGCGGCGTTCGGCCGTGGTATCACCTCGCGCAGCAGCGACCCCTAA